The DNA window CACAGTAGCATACTATGCTATAATCACATATTGAAGTCCTTAACTAGTTTTGGTGATATATTTTGTTCCATTTTTCTGCAGAAAAGATATTGTCGTCTCAAAGTTATTAACCTTGAATTTGCTCAAGATATTGATGACCGACATTTTTTTCGTCTGAAAGAAATGGTAAGATTTCCTCTGCTTTTTGCCCTTTTAGTTGAAAAAAGGTTAAACTATAATATACACCTTCAACATAAATGGTTCAACGGTAATAATTTACAGGGATGCACCTCACTGCAAGAGTTAGAGTTCTTGAACCTAAACGCATGTCAGAAGGTTTCTGACAAAGGAATTGAAGCTATTACAAGTCTTTGCCCGAATCTTCAGGCCCTTTCTATCTATTGGATTGTTGGGTACACCATTTTCTGATTATTTGCTTTGCTGTACAAGCATACACTTGTGTTTCTAACTGCTGTACATTTTGTTTCTACAGACTGACAGACTTAACCATTAGTCACATTGTGAAGAACTGCAAGCACATAGTGGACCTGAATTTGAGTGGTTGTAAGGTAATGTTTTAGTTTCCATTTCCCAGTTGATGGTATGTTTTCTTCCATGCTTTTCTGAATCAAGCTGGCATCTATGCACATGCTGGATGTACAGAGTCCTACTTTTCTATGTGTTTTtccataattattattgtgcATAgaatagttggcttatagctgCTTATTATTACTGAAATGAAACCTGGTGCATTACAAGTGCAGAGCGTCATTGCTTTGTATATCCATTTGTAGTCTACCATATGTAATCTTGGAGCTATGAATTCTGATGTGTTTTCTAGTAATGAACAGGGTCATAATGAAACATTAGTTATGGGCTATCATTTACAATCCAAGCTGTCgttttgcatatatttttatcccaCAGGTATACGTGTTACATATGTTTCTGATAACTACGATAACAAGATGATTCATTGCAAGCATTGTCTCTGTGGTTGCAGAATATCTCAGATAAAGGTATGCAGCTAGTTGCTGATAATTATGAAGGACTAAAGAAGTTGAACATAACCAGGTACACTTAAGATGTCTGGAGTGTATCCATCACGCCATTCGTAATGTGCACTGAATGTTTATTTGGCTCTTTGGTTTTGTTCAAATTCAGTGGGCTTGAGCAGGAAATGaaatttaaacacatatataccctgttttttttataaataggtGCATTAAGTTGACAGAAGATGGACTTCAAGAAGTGCTTCAGAAATGTTCTTCTCTTGAAAGCTTGAACCTTTATGCCCTATCAAGGTAAtattggaaaaagaaaattcagttTATATGTGAACTAGAGTGTTAATGACCTGTCATCCTACTTCACATCATCCTACAGTTTTGGCGAGAAGGTTTATAAGAAGATAGGATCTTTAACTAACCTTACATTTCTAGACTTGTGTGGGGCCCAGGTAATTTTTTGTACTTTGGACTTTCAAGTTCTAGTTATCTTTGTAATAATTTACTGATTTGTTGTTCCCAGAATCTAACCGATGATGGCCTTGCATGTATATCAAGATGTGTAGGTTTGACATATCTCAATTTGTCCTGGTAAATGAAGAATTAGCCTTCCCTTTTCTGCCTGTAGAATGAAACTGTGTTGATTGATCTCTGCAATCACTTTATGTCAGGTGTGTACGTGTTACTGATGTTGGGGTGGTAGCTATTGCACAAGGATGCCAATCCCTTCAACTGCTTAGGTAATAGGGTAATTTTTGTCCAAAATGCTGCATCTATTTGTGGCTTATGATgtttattttgtgattttttgcaGTTTATTTGGAATAGTTGGTGTAACGGATGTCTGCCTAGAGGCTTTGTCAAAACATTGCTCACATAGTCTCACAACTCTTGATGTAAATGGCTGTATTGGTATTGAGGTGAGGATTTGAATACTATCACTTGAGCACTTAatcttttgtttaattttgcaattttcatgttttttaaaattttgtatttttcatgttttcctCCAGTTTTATCAAAGAGTCCTGACTTATTATAGCCTATAGGTGTATTTCCCTCATAACTTATAAAGTCAAATATTTGCCATAAGGAGTTCTTTCTTTTACTGACttttttgcattttatttgaaaatgttcaCTCAGCACTTTTTGTTCATACCCACAGTTGGCATGTTATGCCAATGACTAGGCTATTCATGCTAATTCGATGACTATTGTACAAGATAATTAAATGCTGGTAAAAGTACTCCATAGTGAAATATGGGACAGGGAAGAAAATGAAAAGTGCCCTGTGatgatgtgataaaaaaaatgagaaaattaatGGGTAGTTACTGTACAATTACTCCAACCCTTCAGCTCTTGTCGTTGTAATTTTAACTCTCCGTCACATCTTAATTTGGTTATTTGACAGAAGAGAAGTCGGGATGACCTTATTCAGTTGTTCCCGTTCCTACGTTGCTTCAAAGTACACAGCTAGTTGACCCAGATTTTTGTCAAGTTGTTTGTCCCACCAGGGGTCAGCAGTTCTTCCTGTTGGCACTTAAAATAGAACTGAAGAGTCACACTCTATAAGGGAACACAATAGCAAGAcagtttctttgtttgtttattgTCCAATATGTTTTGGGAGTGTGTATATCCTGTACGTGAACGCATATTTCCTGTGCAAACCAAGGTTGCGTAAGAACAcaaatttttgttcttttctcaTGGTTCTTAGCTCATCTCTAAATATTGCTTGTTTGGGCCTGATTATTTACTGTATGGATTACGCcagcaatttatttttcgctGGGCCGGCTCTTCAGAGATTGCCGCCACCAAACCctagagtttctctctttccAAGTCAGCCAGCCCAGGTGATTAGAATCACCCCAGCATCAAACGATCTTCGTTTCTTCTTCTGAATTTTACCCCGTTCCTCATGCCACCAGGAGATCAGATGAGAGGATGGAGTCAGGCTCAACCGATCTCTGGCTAGGTTCCAGGTTTCCAGGAAGATGTGCTTGCACGATTCGGATTCGTTGGAGCAGAGATGGCAGATTGAGGCGAAGTGCCACCCCCTTTCGTTGCAAGTTATCTGTAGTTAGGCACGCTTGCTTCATGGCCAGGTACATGAAGAACTTGCGATCGCAGTTTGCCGGCGCAGAGCATCTTGTAGGCTGAATTAACCGAGAAATCACCATCCGAAGCTGGCAGAGACAGGGCCGTGCCGCTTGCAAGATCCCAGACTTTGAAAAACTCTGCCAAGGCCGGAATGGAAAGGCACCCCTGATTTCTACTGTATGATCCAATTACTCCCTTGCAGTGCGTCAGCTACCGTTAGGTTCTTGTCGCGGACGAAAGAAAAGTAATGATGGCTTCATCTGCTAAATACTatcttttgctttttataaGGCTTATTTTAATTAGTAAATTTCCTaaggattaattaattgcttgCAGCATATTTTTACACTcgttattttgtttcttcacTGAAGCGAGCCGCTTGACCATTCTCTGCCACAGATTAATACAAATTTTGCCCATGCTAATATTGTTGGGAATAATTCAACTGTGAGGTTTTTAGAATAATTTGATCTTGTAGTTGTGTTTAcgaaataaacttatttcagAGATGAAACTGATTGCattactattttataatattaaagtacataaagaagtttttttaaaacaaatatatacaatgAAGTTGATCGAAGCCAtcatgcttttcttttttttttcttttgggagAGTATAGATATTGGGTAGGTTTCACTACGATAGGAGACTAGAGAGAGACAAGCACTCCAGGTCCAGGCCAAGCATAACAAGGTTACTATGGGCGTGTTCGGTGTGCCCGTACGAACAATCGATCAAACACTAATCTCCTGTGCCATGCCCATATAGCCATGGACACAAGCACAACGAGATGGGAGTGTTTCCGGTGGTGTTTGGATgggactaaatttttttagtcccatattacatcggatgtttagatacttattataaatattaaacttttttttagcaaGGTCACTGGGCCTGTTCAGTGTGCCTGGACAAACGGCCGATCAATCGATAATCTCCTGTGCCATGCCCATAGCCATGGACACAAGCACAACGAGATGTTTCTGGAGGCTTgagctggagctggagagTAACCAAATAGTTTCAGTATTATGTAAAATTGCAGTAGAATAAACTAGagtgattttaaaaaatgaactagagAGATGGAGCTGGCTTTGGGCGCGTTCGCAGGAGGGTCAAGAACTAATCATCACCTCTTTTTCCGTGCGCAtattttctaaactgctaaataatatattttttactataaagttttatatggaagtttaaaaaaatcatatcattccattttacttaattaatcatatgctaatgacgttTCTCGTTTTGCATGCGCTAACCAAGTCCATCGGAGCATGCGGTTGCGAACGAGGCCCTTTGAGTAGCTCACATATCCACTCTAGACTCTGCTCCTAGGGAAGTTGGAGCCATCGATACAACACATTCTGACTGTTTCGGTATCTGATCGTATCGGATATAGGGATGCATATATGATACAACGATACACGTATCGACGAAGTACCGGTTAATAATTTGAATcttattgtttttctcttctgtAGTcccacatattttatcttttaaaagaaGAAATATAAGTATACTAGCCCTATCAATATATTGATGATTTTGAAAATTCCCGTATTATCGCATATCCATGCAACACGGGTGATTTAATCTGTCGCATTGTGCCAGCGTTGGTAATCAGTATCAGCC is part of the Oryza brachyantha chromosome 2, ObraRS2, whole genome shotgun sequence genome and encodes:
- the LOC102702252 gene encoding F-box protein At3g58530 is translated as MAAGDEAWCREMVPRVMELVSPRLPQRDACALLAVSPWCHRALAANPKLWEVLDLHEMNKAGDRLISALSLKRYCRLKVINLEFAQDIDDRHFFRLKEMGCTSLQELEFLNLNACQKVSDKGIEAITSLCPNLQALSIYWIVGLTDLTISHIVKNCKHIVDLNLSGCKNISDKGMQLVADNYEGLKKLNITRCIKLTEDGLQEVLQKCSSLESLNLYALSSFGEKVYKKIGSLTNLTFLDLCGAQNLTDDGLACISRCVGLTYLNLSWCVRVTDVGVVAIAQGCQSLQLLSLFGIVGVTDVCLEALSKHCSHSLTTLDVNGCIGIEKRSRDDLIQLFPFLRCFKVHS